The Hymenobacter oligotrophus genome has a window encoding:
- a CDS encoding alpha/beta fold hydrolase yields the protein MSDFAASQQPALYLIPGLGADERIFQRLLPQLRGHAKVLNWIPPTHPDEPLSAYAERMAEGIPLDQRCWLVGVSFGGTVALEIARLRPLALVALISSIPGADQLPPLLRVIRATGVQHWVPPQLLKLFPRAGKWYFGIGGGSEYQLFKEVLRDQEPRYTRWAIRSLLRWDSRDIGPCVQIRGTRDRVFPAGPAKVEYLIEGGTHFMVYSRADEVARILNELTAEFTAEPPVVNT from the coding sequence ATGTCTGATTTCGCCGCGTCGCAGCAACCAGCTTTGTACCTTATTCCCGGCCTAGGTGCCGACGAACGCATTTTTCAGCGGCTGCTTCCGCAGTTGCGTGGGCACGCAAAGGTATTGAACTGGATACCGCCCACCCATCCCGATGAGCCCTTGTCCGCCTATGCCGAGCGCATGGCCGAGGGAATTCCGCTCGATCAGCGCTGCTGGTTGGTGGGCGTGTCGTTTGGCGGCACCGTAGCGCTGGAAATTGCCCGGTTGCGTCCGTTGGCCTTGGTTGCCCTGATTTCGAGCATCCCCGGCGCCGATCAGCTTCCGCCGCTGCTGCGCGTTATTAGGGCCACGGGCGTACAGCACTGGGTGCCGCCGCAGCTTCTCAAACTGTTTCCGCGAGCCGGCAAATGGTACTTTGGCATTGGCGGTGGCTCCGAGTACCAGCTGTTCAAAGAAGTCTTGCGCGACCAAGAGCCGCGCTACACCCGTTGGGCCATCCGCAGCCTACTGCGCTGGGATAGCCGCGACATCGGCCCGTGCGTGCAAATTCGCGGCACCCGCGACCGGGTCTTTCCGGCCGGCCCCGCCAAAGTCGAATACCTGATCGAAGGCGGCACGCACTTCATGGTTTACAGCCGCGCCGATGAGGTGGCGCGTATTCTAAACGAACTGACGGCGGAGTTCACCGCTGAGCCACCCGTCGTGAACACCTAG
- the hemW gene encoding radical SAM family heme chaperone HemW, protein MAGLYLHIPFCKQACHYCDFHFSTSLGRKAQVVQALLHELELRRDYLGGAALSTIYFGGGTPSLLTEAELLTLFEAIYKHFDVAADAEITLEANPDDLGTAKLRELAASPVNRLSIGLQSFHEPHLRLMNRAHSAEESRRSVQLAQDAGLSNISIDLIYGVPAADHSIWQHDLQQAVALGVPHLSCYALTIEPQTVFGRRLKKGTFRGAPEEFVAQEFEMLLTAAREAGYEQYEISNFAKPGGHSRHNSSYWQGVPYLGLGPSAHSFDGRSRQYTVPSNTQYVQQVLEHHTVPATIEQLSATDRANEYLMTSLRTAQGCNLAHLRKHLGVDLATERAAYLQQLQHDGWATIDNDTLRLTDRGKLLADQITLELFLEAPEEV, encoded by the coding sequence GTGGCCGGACTCTACCTTCATATCCCGTTCTGCAAGCAGGCTTGCCACTACTGCGATTTCCATTTCAGCACCTCCCTAGGTCGGAAAGCGCAAGTGGTGCAGGCTTTGCTGCATGAGCTGGAGCTGCGCCGCGATTACCTAGGCGGTGCCGCCCTGAGCACTATTTACTTTGGCGGAGGCACGCCGTCGCTGCTTACCGAAGCCGAGCTGCTCACGCTCTTCGAAGCCATTTATAAACACTTCGACGTAGCCGCCGACGCCGAAATAACCCTCGAGGCCAACCCCGACGACCTCGGCACCGCCAAGCTGCGCGAGCTTGCGGCGTCGCCCGTCAACCGGCTCAGCATCGGGCTGCAGAGCTTTCACGAGCCGCACCTACGCCTCATGAACCGCGCCCATTCGGCCGAGGAGTCGCGCCGCTCGGTGCAGCTTGCCCAAGATGCCGGCCTCAGCAACATCAGCATCGACCTCATCTACGGCGTACCCGCCGCCGACCACAGCATTTGGCAGCACGATTTGCAGCAGGCCGTGGCCTTGGGCGTGCCTCACCTCTCCTGCTACGCCCTCACCATCGAGCCGCAAACCGTATTTGGCCGCCGGCTGAAAAAGGGCACCTTTCGCGGCGCCCCCGAGGAATTTGTGGCGCAGGAGTTTGAGATGCTGCTGACCGCCGCCCGCGAGGCCGGCTACGAGCAGTACGAAATCAGCAACTTTGCTAAGCCCGGCGGCCACTCGCGCCACAACTCCAGCTACTGGCAGGGTGTGCCCTACCTAGGCCTGGGCCCGAGCGCGCACTCTTTCGATGGGCGTAGCCGGCAGTACACAGTGCCCAGCAACACGCAGTACGTGCAGCAAGTGTTGGAGCATCACACCGTACCCGCCACCATCGAGCAGCTGTCGGCCACCGACCGCGCCAACGAGTACCTCATGACGAGCCTGCGCACCGCCCAAGGCTGCAACCTGGCTCACCTGCGCAAGCACCTAGGCGTTGACTTGGCTACCGAACGAGCGGCGTACTTGCAGCAGCTGCAGCACGATGGTTGGGCTACCATCGACAACGACACGCTGCGCCTTACCGACCGCGGCAAGCTGCTCGCCGACCAGATTACCCTCGAGCTGTTCTTGGAGGCGCCCGAAGAAGTGTAG
- the rpmA gene encoding 50S ribosomal protein L27, which produces MAHKKGVGSSNNGRESHSKRLGVKIYGGQLAIAGNVIVRQRGTKHHPGQNVGIGKDHTLFALIDGTVQFRKGRKDRSFVTVVPAAEEVAA; this is translated from the coding sequence ATGGCTCACAAGAAAGGCGTAGGTAGCTCCAACAACGGCCGCGAATCGCATTCGAAGCGTCTCGGCGTTAAAATTTACGGCGGCCAGCTGGCCATTGCCGGCAACGTAATCGTGCGTCAGCGCGGTACCAAGCACCACCCCGGTCAGAACGTAGGTATTGGCAAAGACCACACCTTGTTCGCTCTGATTGACGGTACGGTTCAGTTCCGCAAAGGCCGCAAAGACCGTTCGTTCGTAACGGTTGTGCCGGCTGCCGAAGAGGTAGCTGCTTAA
- a CDS encoding cyclase family protein, whose product MLSASIQYGGRAFNYNPAAPISVALPLAPGSEQVNCFWAEPVQIDVIRVGSFVGSVAEGGSTNYKRVHVTPHGNGTHTECFGHISPDAATLPSCLQQYLFVAWLISVEPRHQLDGDYVVELFDVQPLLQAAPVPPQALVIRTLPNDEAKRTRQYSGQNPPYLSAELAQYLVGQGIDHLLLDLPSVDRELDNGVLAAHHIFWQYPANTRRQATITELIFVPNAVLDGLYLLNLQVTALELDASPSNPVLYALTEATG is encoded by the coding sequence ATGCTCTCCGCTTCCATTCAGTACGGCGGCCGCGCCTTCAACTACAATCCGGCCGCCCCCATCAGCGTTGCGCTACCCTTGGCGCCTGGGTCCGAGCAGGTCAATTGTTTTTGGGCTGAGCCCGTACAAATCGACGTTATTCGAGTGGGCAGCTTTGTGGGCAGCGTAGCCGAAGGGGGCAGCACCAACTACAAGCGGGTGCACGTAACGCCCCACGGCAACGGCACGCATACCGAGTGCTTCGGCCACATCAGCCCCGACGCGGCTACGCTGCCGAGTTGCCTGCAGCAGTACCTGTTTGTTGCTTGGCTGATTTCGGTGGAACCGCGCCACCAACTTGATGGCGACTACGTGGTAGAACTCTTCGATGTGCAGCCGCTGCTGCAAGCTGCCCCGGTGCCGCCTCAAGCTCTGGTTATTCGCACCCTGCCCAACGACGAAGCCAAGCGCACTCGCCAGTACTCGGGCCAGAACCCACCGTACCTATCGGCCGAGCTGGCGCAGTATTTAGTCGGCCAAGGCATTGACCACCTGCTGCTCGACCTGCCCAGCGTCGACCGAGAGCTGGACAACGGCGTGCTGGCCGCGCACCACATTTTCTGGCAGTACCCCGCCAACACCCGCCGCCAAGCCACTATCACCGAGCTCATCTTCGTGCCCAATGCCGTGCTCGATGGCTTATACTTACTCAACCTGCAGGTAACTGCCCTCGAGCTTGATGCCAGCCCTAGTAATCCGGTGCTTTATGCCCTTACCGAGGCCACAGGTTAG
- a CDS encoding ribonucleoside-diphosphate reductase small subunit: MEPLLVENPNRFVLFPIQNDAVWQMYKKAEASFWTAEEIDLSQDQKDWENLNDGERHFISHVLAFFAASDGIVNENLAVNFMQEVQMPEARCFYGFQVMMENIHSETYSLLIDTYIKDPKQKDYLFNALETVPAVTKKGQWAIKWINSENFTERLIAFAAVEGIFFSGSFCSIFWLKKRGLMPGLTFSNELISRDEGLHCDFACLLYEKYLINKLPEARVHEIIRDAVSIEQEFVTDALPVNLIGMNAQLMSQYIEFVADRLLVALGYRKIYNATNPFDFMEMISLQGKTNFFEKRVGEYQKAGVMTDREQNVFSLDEDF, encoded by the coding sequence ATGGAACCGCTACTCGTTGAAAACCCCAACCGCTTCGTCCTCTTTCCCATTCAGAACGACGCTGTGTGGCAGATGTACAAGAAAGCCGAGGCCTCGTTCTGGACGGCCGAGGAAATCGACTTGTCGCAGGATCAGAAAGATTGGGAAAACCTGAACGACGGCGAGCGGCACTTCATTTCGCACGTGCTGGCCTTCTTCGCAGCCTCCGACGGCATCGTGAACGAAAACCTCGCCGTGAACTTCATGCAAGAGGTGCAGATGCCCGAGGCGCGCTGCTTCTACGGTTTTCAGGTGATGATGGAAAACATCCACTCGGAAACGTACTCGCTGCTGATCGACACATACATCAAAGACCCCAAGCAGAAGGATTACCTCTTCAACGCGCTGGAAACCGTACCGGCCGTGACCAAGAAGGGCCAGTGGGCCATCAAGTGGATTAACTCTGAGAACTTCACCGAGCGCCTGATTGCCTTTGCCGCTGTGGAAGGCATTTTCTTCTCGGGCTCGTTCTGCTCCATTTTCTGGCTGAAAAAGCGCGGTCTGATGCCGGGCCTTACCTTCTCGAACGAGCTCATCTCGCGCGACGAAGGCTTGCACTGCGACTTTGCCTGCCTGCTCTACGAGAAGTACCTGATAAACAAGCTGCCCGAGGCCCGCGTGCACGAAATCATCCGCGACGCGGTAAGCATCGAGCAGGAGTTTGTAACCGACGCGCTGCCCGTAAACCTGATCGGCATGAACGCGCAGCTGATGTCGCAGTACATCGAGTTTGTAGCCGACCGCCTGCTGGTGGCCCTAGGTTACCGCAAGATTTACAACGCCACCAACCCCTTCGACTTCATGGAAATGATTTCGCTACAGGGCAAAACCAACTTCTTCGAGAAGCGTGTGGGCGAGTACCAAAAGGCCGGCGTGATGACCGACCGGGAGCAAAACGTTTTCTCCCTCGACGAGGATTTTTAA
- the rplU gene encoding 50S ribosomal protein L21, producing MYAIVDIAGKQTKVEANKFVYAHKLAGNVGDEVELGNVLLTDNNGTLSVGAPFLSDVKVKGTILAHVRGDKQIVFKKKRRKGYKKLNTHRQDYTKVMINSIG from the coding sequence ATGTACGCAATCGTAGACATAGCCGGCAAGCAGACCAAGGTCGAAGCCAATAAATTTGTGTACGCCCACAAACTGGCCGGCAACGTCGGCGACGAAGTAGAACTGGGCAATGTACTGCTGACCGACAATAACGGCACGCTGAGTGTAGGCGCCCCCTTCCTGTCGGACGTTAAAGTAAAAGGCACCATCCTCGCACACGTTCGCGGCGATAAGCAAATCGTGTTCAAGAAGAAGCGTCGTAAGGGCTACAAGAAGCTCAATACGCACCGCCAGGACTACACGAAAGTAATGATCAACAGCATCGGCTAA